A stretch of the Musa acuminata AAA Group cultivar baxijiao chromosome BXJ2-7, Cavendish_Baxijiao_AAA, whole genome shotgun sequence genome encodes the following:
- the LOC135616682 gene encoding uncharacterized protein LOC135616682 isoform X2, giving the protein MACSSIHGGPLLQLPSVGAKNIFFSGGTTNPGVSFPSTARDNRRCSKIRPSVFSAGDGRPQLDENPEGIISGEWTENFSLLSYDDLRAYLESHITAHKVGPCSPLREVMSTAIVTATASQMLEEIDHHFEAVSGLPVVDGERRCIGVVCRSDGSRASSLGSKTSVGEVMSSPAITLSPEKTVTDAAALMLKMKIHRIPILNEERRVIGIVTRTDILEALEA; this is encoded by the exons ATGGCGTGCAGCTCCATCCACGGTGGCCCCCTACTGCAGCTCCCCTCGGTCGGTGCCAAGAACATTTTCTTCTCCGGTGGCACCACAAACCCCGGTGTAAGCTTTCCGTCTACTGCCCGCGACAACAGAAGATGCTCAAAGATCAGGCCGTCGGTCTTCTCGGCCGGGGACGGCCGGCCGCAGCTGGACGAGAACCCGGAAGGGATCATCTCCGGCGAGTGGACCGAGAACTTCTCTTTGCTGAGCTACGATGACCTGCGGGCGTATCTCGAGTCACACATCACTGCTCATAAG GTCGGGCCTTGTTCGCCGCTGAGGGAGGTCATGTCGACGGCGATCGTGACTGCGACCGCCAGCCAGATGCTGGAAGAGATCGACCATCATTTTGAGGCCGTGTCGGGGCTGCCGGTGGTCGACGGCGAGCGCAGATGCATTGGGGTCGTTTGCAGGAGCGACGGGAGTAGAGCCTCTTCACTTGGA TCCAAGACGAGCGTCGGTGAAGTCATGTCCTCTCCAGCGATCACACTGTCGCCTGAGAAGACAGTCACGG ATGCTGCAGCCTTGATGCTGAAGATGAAGATCCATAGGATACCCATCTTGAACGAGGAAAGGCGAGTCATAG GCATTGTGACGCGCACTGACATATTGGAAGCTTTGGAAGCATGA
- the LOC103990636 gene encoding probable pectate lyase 8 — protein MAEGSKCSPSLLLLLLLLGLLLVSAISSDSRNGGASRRSLREAKANATSAAAPAEARAVAGTAEAAVDDPEEVASAVQMIISNSTTRRSLGYLSCGTGNPIDDCWRCDPDWHLNRKRLADCGIGFGRNALGGRDGQYYVVTDAGDDDPVNPRPGTLRYAVIQDEPLWITFERDMVITLKEELIMNSFKTVDGRGANVHIANGACITIQDITNVIIHGLHIHDCKPTGNAMVRSSPSHYGWRTMADGDGVSIFSSSHIWVDHCSLSNCADGLVDAVVGSTAITISNNYFTHHNEVMLLGHSDSYVRDKSMQVTIAFNHFGEGLIQRMPRCRHGYFHVVNNDYTHWEMYAIGGSANPTINSQGNRYLAPTDPFAKEVTKRVDTDASVWKSWNWRSEGDLLLNGAYFTPSGAGASASYARASSLGAKPSSLVATLTSNAGVLSCRAGAQC, from the exons ATGGCGGAGGGTTCGAAGTGCAGTCCGTCTCTGCTGCTGCTACTGTTGCTTCTCGGCCTCCTACTTGTCTCTGCAATTTCCTCCGATTCGAG GAACGGGGGAGCTTCACGGAGGAGCCTGAGGGAGGCCAAGGCGAACGCGACGAGCGCCGCTGCTCCGGCGGAAGCGAG GGCTGTGGCCGGGACGGCAGAAGCCGCAGTCGATGATCCGGAAGAGGTTGCTTCCGCTGTCCAAAT GATCATAAGCAACAGCACGACTCGTCGATCTCTCGGTTACCTGTCATGCGGCACGGGCAACCCGATCGACGACTGCTGGCGGTGCGATCCGGACTGGCATCTCAACCGGAAAAGGCTGGCCGACTGTGGGATTGGCTTCGGCCGCAACGCCCTCGGTGGGCGCGACGGACAGTACTACGTCGTGACGGATGCCGGGGACGACGATCCCGTGAATCCTCGCCCGGGAACGCTTCGGTACGCGGTCATCCAAGACGAGCCCCTGTGGATCACCTTCGAGCGCGACATGGTGATCACGCTCAAGGAGGAGCTCATCATGAACAGCTTCAAGACGGTCGACGGGCGCGGCGCCAACGTCCACATCGCCAACGGCGCCTGCATCACCATCCAGGACATCACCAACGTCATCATCCACGGCCTCCACATCCACGATTGCAAGCCCACCGGGAACGCCATGGTCCGCAGCTCCCCTTCCCACTATGGATGGAGGACCATGGCCGACGGCGATGGAGTATCCATCTTCAGCTCCAGCCACATCTGGGTCGACCACTGCTCTCTGTCCAACTGCGCCGATGGGCTCGTTGATGCCGTCGTGGGCTCCACTGCCATTACGATCTCCAACAATTACTTCACCCACCACAACGAG GTCATGCTTTTGGGTCACAGTGATTCTTACGTAAGGGATAAATCCATGCAAGTTACGATCGCATTCAACCATTTTGGCGAGGGACTGATTCAGAGAATGCCCAG GTGCAGGCATGGTTACTTCCATGTCGTAAACAATGACTACACACACTGGGAGATGTATGCCATCGGTGGGAGTGCAAATCCAACCATCAACAGCCAGGGCAACCGATACCTCGCCCCGACCGATCCGTTTGCCAAGGAG GTGACGAAGAGGGTGGACACGGATGCGAGCGTGTGGAAGAGCTGGAACTGGAGGTCGGAGGGTGACCTGCTACTAAACGGTGCTTACTTCACCCCCTCCGGTGCAGGCGCTTCAGCCAGCTACGCAAGGGCCTCCAGCCTCGGGGCCAAGCCTTCTTCATTGGTCGCCACATTGACTTCCAATGCTGGCGTCCTTTCCTGCCGAGCCGGGGCTCAATGCTAA
- the LOC135616682 gene encoding uncharacterized protein LOC135616682 isoform X1 — MACSSIHGGPLLQLPSVGAKNIFFSGGTTNPGVSFPSTARDNRRCSKIRPSVFSAGDGRPQLDENPEGIISGEWTENFSLLSYDDLRAYLESHITAHKVGPCSPLREVMSTAIVTATASQMLEEIDHHFEAVSGLPVVDGERRCIGVVCRSDGSRASSLGSKTSVGEVMSSPAITLSPEKTVTDAAALMLKMKIHRIPILNEERRVIGENERKAPSSCLGLCKPFLANARHLGHVHRHCDAH, encoded by the exons ATGGCGTGCAGCTCCATCCACGGTGGCCCCCTACTGCAGCTCCCCTCGGTCGGTGCCAAGAACATTTTCTTCTCCGGTGGCACCACAAACCCCGGTGTAAGCTTTCCGTCTACTGCCCGCGACAACAGAAGATGCTCAAAGATCAGGCCGTCGGTCTTCTCGGCCGGGGACGGCCGGCCGCAGCTGGACGAGAACCCGGAAGGGATCATCTCCGGCGAGTGGACCGAGAACTTCTCTTTGCTGAGCTACGATGACCTGCGGGCGTATCTCGAGTCACACATCACTGCTCATAAG GTCGGGCCTTGTTCGCCGCTGAGGGAGGTCATGTCGACGGCGATCGTGACTGCGACCGCCAGCCAGATGCTGGAAGAGATCGACCATCATTTTGAGGCCGTGTCGGGGCTGCCGGTGGTCGACGGCGAGCGCAGATGCATTGGGGTCGTTTGCAGGAGCGACGGGAGTAGAGCCTCTTCACTTGGA TCCAAGACGAGCGTCGGTGAAGTCATGTCCTCTCCAGCGATCACACTGTCGCCTGAGAAGACAGTCACGG ATGCTGCAGCCTTGATGCTGAAGATGAAGATCCATAGGATACCCATCTTGAACGAGGAAAGGCGAGTCATAGGTGAGAACGAACGCAAAGCACCGAGCTCATGCCTCGGGCTCTGCAAACCATTTTTAGCTAATGCACGCCACCTTGGTCATGTTCACAGGCATTGTGACGCGCACTGA